One window of the Trachemys scripta elegans isolate TJP31775 chromosome 13, CAS_Tse_1.0, whole genome shotgun sequence genome contains the following:
- the DBNDD1 gene encoding dysbindin domain-containing protein 1, translated as MEAPGGAGTPERVKEAQALERATGIPARGPVEEPPSPPAEEQGGIPIPSSGLLQVAERRQPLSSVSSLEVHFDLLDLTELTDMSDQELAEVFADSDDENVASESPAGLHPHPIPRAGYLRSPSWTRTKGEQGREKKHLSDSELQAGVVDTFLAVERPQKE; from the exons AACGGGTGAAAGAAGCCCAAGCGCTGGAGCGAGCCACAGGCATCCCGGCACGTGGGCCGGTGGAGgagcctcccagcccccctgccgaGGAGCAAGGCGGgatccccatccccagctccgGCCTGCTGCAGGTCGCCGAGCGGAGAC AGCCCCTGAGCAGCGTGTCCTCCCTGGAGGTGCACTTCGACCTGCTGGATCTGACCGAGCTGACGGACATGTCGGACCAGGAGCTCGCCGAGGTCTTCGCCGACTCCGACGATGAGAACGTAGCCAGCGAGTCCCCTGCCG GTCTGCACCCGCACCCCATCCCTCGGGCAGGGTACCTGCGATCCCCCTCCTGGACAAGGACCAAAGGGGAGCAGGGACGGGAGAAGAAACACCTCAGTGACTCGGAGCTGCAAGCAGGTGTTGTTGACACATTCCTGGCGGTGGAGAGGCCCCAGAAGGAatag
- the LOC117886869 gene encoding AFG3-like protein 1, producing the protein MAHRLASGTLVPPLAALWRGGCRTHTPAGLRGLAPIRQWLKGIRTLQQDYPGSIASAWQWLCSKPPKGFEKYFKKNGKSPGRAEDAHQTKGLPDPKDLGHGGNGGGGGGKRGGKKEDSGWWRRVWKGEFPWDDKNFCYLVVTGAGAAVGFLYFFWRDPGREINWKHFVHYYLARGLVDRLEVVNKQFVRVVLVPSVSSERYVWFNIGSVDTFERNLESAQLELGMEGSQQVAVIYTRESDGTFLMSMVPILLLVGFLLFILRRGPMRAGRRGRGGGLFSVGETTAKILKDNIDVQFRDVAGCEEAKLEIMEFVNFLKNPKQYQDLGAKIPKGAVLTGPPGTGKTLLAKATAGEANVPFITVNGSEFLEMFVGVGPARVRDMFALARKHAPCILFIDEIDAVGRKRGQGNFGGQSEQENTLNQLLVEMDGFNSSVNVVVLAGTNRPDILDPALLRPGRFDRQIYVGPPDIKGRASIFKVHLRPLKLEESLSRDALARKLAAWTPGFTGADISNVCNEAALIAARHLKPSVAEKHFEQAIERVIGGLEKKTQVLQPNERTTVAYHEAGHAVVGWFLEHADPLLKVSIIPRGKGLGYAQYLPKEQYLYTKEQLFDRMCMMLGGRVAEQLFFGRITTGAQDDLKKVTQSAYAQIVQFGMSDKLGQVSFDFLWQGEPLTEKPYSEATAQLIDEEVRSLINSAYERTRELLTRCHDQVEKVGKRLLEKEVLEKADMVELLGPRPFAEKSTYEAFVEGTGSLDEDTSLPEGLKDWNCERDEERAQESTS; encoded by the exons GCTTTGAGAAATATTTTAAGAAGAATGGAAAAAGTCCCGGCCGAGCAGAGGATGCTCACCAGACTAAAG GCCTCCCTGATCCAAAAGATCTCGGTCATGGGGGAAATGGCGGAGGAGGTGGCGGCAagagaggaggaaagaaggaGGATTCTGGGTGGTGGAGGCGCGTGTGGAAG ggAGAGTTCCCCTGGGATGACAAGAACTTCTGCTACCTGGTTGTCACGGGGGCAGGCGCTGCCGTGGGATTCCTCTATTTTTTTTGGCGAGATCCTGGCAGAGAAATCAACTGGAAGCATTTTGTCCATTACTACTTGGCTAGAGGATTG gtGGACCGTCTGGAAGTGGTGAACAAACAGTTTGTGCGCGTGGTCCTCGTGCCGAGTGTGAGCTCAGAG AGGTACGTCTGGTTTAACATCGGCAGCGTCGACACGTTTGAACGGAACCTGGAGAGcgcccagctggagctgggaatggaaggctcccagcaggtggcagtgatttacaccagggagAGTGACGG cacatTCCTCATGAGCATGGTGCCCATTCTGCTGCTGGTTGGCTTCCTTCTGTTCATTCTGAGACGCGGGCCAATGCGAGCCGGGCGCAGAGGACGAGGGGGCGGGCTCTTCAGCGTTGGCGAGACGACGGCCAAGATCCTGAAAGACAACATTGACGTGCAGTTCCGAGACGTGGCCGGCTGCGAGGAAGCCAAGCTGGAGATCATGGAGTTCGTGAACTTCCTGAAGAACCCCAAACAATACCAAGACCTGGGCGCCAAGATCCCAAAG GGTGCTGTGCTCACGGGCCCGCCGGGCACCGGGAAAACCCTCCTGGCCAAAGCGACAGCGGGAGAAGCCAACGTTCCCTTCATCACGGTGAACGGCTCGGAGTTCCTGGAGATGTTTGTGGGCGTGGGGCCCGCCCGG GTTCGGGACATGTTTGCCTTGGCCCGCAAACATGCCCCCTGCATCCTGTTCATCGATGAGATCGACGCCGTCGGCCGGAAGCGGGGCCAGGGGAACTTCGGGGGGCAGAGCGAGCAGGAGAACACCCTGAACCAGCTGCTGGTCGAAATGGACG GGTTCAACTCCAGCGTCAACGTGGTGGTGCTCGCAGGAACAAATCGCCCAGACATTCTGGACCCTGCGCTGCTGAGACCGGGGCGCTTTGACCGTCAGATTTACGTCG GTCCGCCTGATATCAAAGGCAGAGCATCCATCTTTAAGGTCCACCTCCGGCCCCTGAAACTGGAGGAAAGCCTCAGCAGAGATGCCCTGGCTAGGAAATTGGCTGCATGGACTCCGGGATTCACTG GTGCTGACATCTCCAACGTCTGCAATGAGGCTGCCTTGATTGCCGCTCGCCACTTGAAGCCCTCTGTCGCCGAGAAGCACTTTGAGCAGGCCATCGAGAGAGTCATCGGGG GTCTCGAGAAGAAGACCCAGGTTCTGCAGCCGAACGAGAGGACCACAGTGGCCTATCACGAAGCTGGGCATGCTGTGGTGGGATGGTTCCTGGAGCACGCTGATCCCCTGCTGAAG GTGTCGATCATCCCCAGGGGCAAGGGGCTGGGCTACGCGCAGTACCTGCCCAAGGAGCAGTACCTGTACACCAAGGAGCAGCTGTTCGATCGCATGTGCATGATGCTGGGTGGCAGGGTAGCTGAGCAGCTGTTCTTTGGGCGCATCACCACGGGCGCTCAGGACGACTTGAAGAAGGTGACACAGAGCGCCTACGCCCAG ATCGTGCAGTTTGGGATGAGTGACAAGCTGGGCCAGGTCTCCTTCGACTTCCTGTGGCAGGGTGAGCCGCTCACAGAGAAACCATACAGCGAGGCGACGGCCCAGCTGATAGATGAGGAGGTCCGAAGCCTCATCAACTCTGCATATGAAAGAACCCGGGAGCTACTGACGCGGTGTCACGACCAGGTGGAGAAA GTAGGAAAGCGTCTCTTGGAGAAAGAAGTGCTGGAGAAAGCGGACATGGTTGAATTGCTGGGCCCCAGGCCCTTTGCAGAGAAATCCACCTATGAAGCGTTTGTAGAGGGCACCGGGAGCTTGGACGAAGACACCTCCCTCCCAGAGGGCTTGAAGGACTGGAACTGCGAGAGAGATGAGGAGAGAGCGCAGGAGAGCACCTCCTAG